The sequence TAGCCTCTTTCGGCATACCAAACACCACGCAGCTGGCTTCATCTTGCGCGAGCGTGAACGCGCCGCCTTTTTTCATCTCCATTAAGGCTTTAGCGCCGTCTCCTCCCATCCCAGTGAGAATCACCCCGATGCAATTCCCTCCGGCAAATTTTGCGACGGAGTCAAACATGACATCCACAGAAGGCCGGTGATGATTCACGGGTGGGGCCTGATTGAGGCGGACCGTATAGCGTGCGCCGCTTCTGGTGAGAGTCATATGAAAGTTCCCCGGCGCAATGAGGGCGTGTCCTGGTAGCACGCTGTCGCCATCCTCAGCTTCTTTCACTGAAATCCGACACAGTGAGTTCAATCGGTCGGCAAAGGTTTTCGTGAATCGCTCGGGCATGTGTTGTGTGATGATAATCGGTGGCGTATTAGGGGGGAGCACCTCTAAGACCTGCTTTAGCGCTTCCGTTCCTCCCGTCGACGCGCCAATTGCTATAATAGTGTCTGTCGTCTTTATCATGGCGGATCCCAGCGTATGGATTGCAGTGGGGGATGCGCCTTTCGAGGCGACAGCTTTCCTCGTAACTTTTGATTGCGCGGCTGCCTTGATTTTTGCAATAAGGTCTTGTCCAACGTCCTCCATACCTTCTTTTAAATCGATCTTGGGTTTCGTAATGAAGTCTACCGCGCCAAGTTCAAGTGCGCGCAGCGTGGTCTGGCACCCCTGTTCGGTTAAGGAACTCACCATAATGACCGGCATCGGATGTCCGGCCATCAGT is a genomic window of Nitrospira sp. containing:
- a CDS encoding chemotaxis response regulator protein-glutamate methylesterase gives rise to the protein MAKIRVLIVDDSALMRLVLTELLSKDPEIQVIGAAQDPYIAREKIKALNPDVLTLDVEMPRMDGLTFLEKLMAGHPMPVIMVSSLTEQGCQTTLRALELGAVDFITKPKIDLKEGMEDVGQDLIAKIKAAAQSKVTRKAVASKGASPTAIHTLGSAMIKTTDTIIAIGASTGGTEALKQVLEVLPPNTPPIIITQHMPERFTKTFADRLNSLCRISVKEAEDGDSVLPGHALIAPGNFHMTLTRSGARYTVRLNQAPPVNHHRPSVDVMFDSVAKFAGGNCIGVILTGMGGDGAKALMEMKKGGAFTLAQDEASCVVFGMPKEAIKLGAVDKVLPLTEIPAAIISHVS